CCGGACCGGCGCGGCGGGCCATCGGGGTGCTTGGCGCGGCCACACCCAATTCCGCCTTTCTGGCCTATCCGATCATGCAGATCCTGTTCCCCGAGATCGCGCCCCGCGTGCTGGCCATGTGCCTGCTGGTCGAGAATTTCGTGCTGAGCCCCATCGGTCTGGTCATGATCGAAGCCACCAACCCTTCCGAGCAACGCCATCCGCTGCGCGTCATCGGGACGCTGGCCCTGTCGGTGCTGCGCCGGCCCTTCATCATCGGGCTGATTTTGGGGGCGGGGGTTTCGGTATCGGGGCTGCATATGCCTGTTGCTCTGGACCGGACCCTGGACTTGTTGTCCCAGGCGGCTTCCCCGCTGGCGCTGTTCGTGATCGGGGGATCTCTGGTCGGGCTGCCCTTGCGCGGGAATTTTCGCCTGGCCGGGGCGCTTGCCGCCTTCAAGTTGTTCCTGCACCCGCTGATCGCGCTGACCTGGGTGCTGATGCTGGTCCTGATCGGCCTTCCTGCGCCGAGCGGCGATTGGGAAGTCGCCTTGATCCTGTCCACCGCCATGCCGATTTTCGGCATCTTCCCCCTGCTGGCCAGAAATTCCCCGCATTCCGGCGCGGCCTCCCTGGCGGTGATGGTCTCGACCGTGGGGGCGTTCTTTTCGCTGCCTGTATTGATCGCGCTGCTGGCCTGAGGGGCCGGTGGCCATGCAGGCCGGGCCCCTTTGCGAATTGTTAATCATTTAAGCCGAGCCTTTGTCCCCAGAAACAGGGTCTTTGTGACAGACCGGATCCGCCGACAGGCTGGCGGGGCGTTGGTTTCAGGAGGCAGGCTTGGCAATGCGTCAGGACATTCTATTCGGCAATCGGGGCTTTGCGGCTGAGGACCTGTCGCCGCAGCGGGGTCGCCGCGAAAGCAGATTGATGGGGATCAGCCTGGTTGCGGTGGCCGCGATAGCCGGGGCGGTTGCCCTGCTGTCGGGGTGGTTCGGCGGGTTACCGGCAAATGCACAGGCGGGCGGGACGGTGTTGCCAGCGCGCGGATGGAAACCGGAAGAGGCCGAAACGACAGCTTCGGGGACAGCAGGCAGCGCGATAGTCGCCAATTGGATCGACCGTGATCCGGCGGCGGGGAATCCCGCAACAGGCAATCGGCAAGGGGAGCTTCCGCCACGGGATCAGGGGGCCATCTTACAGGCACAGGCCTTTTCCGACCCCCTGGCCCGATCGGAACAGGCAAGCCGATCAGGCGCAGCGGGAGTTTGGCAGGTATCCGGGACTGGGAGCAATCTTGACCCGCACTGATCAGCCCGGCTGGTCCGGCACCTGCCGAAAGACCACCACTCACGAGCAGTACAGGGGCATCGCGGCGGGACAATCCTGCGGTGCCCCTTTTCTCGTTTCCGGGGCAAGCACCGCAATGCGCCCCAGCCGATATGGCATTTGGCGATCGAAGTCGGGGCTGCTTCGGAAGCGCAGGCCGGTTCAGCCGACAGTTTTCTGGCGCGACAACTGCACCGCCAGGATGCCCGCCGCAACGATGGCCACCCCAACCAGATCCAGCGGGCCGATGGCCTCGCCCAGGATCAGGGCCGCGACCAGAACCCCGAAGAAGGGGTTCAGGAAATGGAAGGTCGCAGCCTTCACCGCCCCGATCCGGTTGACCAGCAGGAACCACAACCAGGTGGCCGCCACGCCCGGCACCAGGACAGTATAGGAGAAGGCGGCAATCAAGCTCGGGCTCCAGGTCACATGCCAGGTTTCAAAGACCGAGGCGGCGATGGCCAGCGCCGCCGCACCGATCAACATCTGGTAGCCGACGACGCTCATCACGTTGCCCCCGCCCGAGGCGCCGCGCGCCGACAGGGTGGCCACGGCCAGCGCCGCCGTACCGATGATGCAGATCAGGATGCCGGTCAGGTCCGCCCCGCCGGAAATCCGCGTTCCCATGATCAAAGCTGCGCCGAGCACCCCCAGAACAAGGCCCGAAACCGCCAGGGGGCGCAGCCTTTCGCCCAGCACGATCCAGCCGAACAGCCCGACCATCAGCGGCATGGTCGAGGCGATGATCGAGGCAAGCCCCGCTTCTATCCATTGCATCGCGATGAAGAACAGCCCCAGGTACAGCGCGTTCTGACAGATTCCGAAGATCACCGTGGCCTTCCATTGCGCCCGGTTCAGCCGCCAGCTTTGGCCCATGGCGCGGGCCAGGGCCAGGGCGATGAGCCCCGACAGCAGGAAGCGCAGCGACAGCGAATACATCGGCGGCGCATGGGCCACGATGATCCGGGCCGAGGTAAAGGCCGAGGACCACATGAAGGCAAAGGCCAGCCCCATGGCGATGGCACGAATATCCATTTTGTCCCTCTCCGACATACTGGGGCCGGAAGGGCGCCCCTCTGGCTGGGCGGAGATAACCAGAGCCCTTGTCGACAGGAAACCCCCCGCAGTCGCAGATGCGCCAGTGCGCGCCGTCGCGACCACGCGCCTCCCGAAGGCAGCACGGAAAATTACTTAGTAAAAACATGCTGTTGAAACGCCAAAGGCCACCCGGGAGGGCGGCCTTTCAACATATCATACCATGGCAGCCATGCAGGAGCATCAAGGCCAGGGAAGCGTCCCGCAGGTCGCTTATTCGCCGTTGACGCTGTCTTTCAGGGCCTTGGCGATGGTCATCTTGACGACCTTGTCGGCTTCTTTCTTGATCTGCGCACCGGTGGCCGGGTTGCGGACCATGCGCTCGGGGCGCTCGCGGCAGTAGATCTTGCCGACGCCGGGCAGGGTCACTGCGCCGCCTTCGGAGACTTCCTTGGTAATGATTGCCACCACGGCATCAAGCGCGGTGGAAGCGGTTTTCTTGTCTTCGCCCATTTCCTCGGCCAGTGCGGCTACGAGTTGGGTCTTGGTCATCGGCTTTGCCATTCGATGGTCTCCTTTCACTGCCCGATCTGTTGGGCCTCGTGCGGGGCATATAACCGGATGTAGGGGAGCGACACAACAAATTGAGTATGTTTTCCTGCCTTTTTTGCCTTGCGATGCAGGGGAAGGCAGGGTCTCGCCGATCTGCACGGTTCACGGGAGCGCCAAAATCGGCATCGGTCGACAGCGCCCCCGCAAAGGTGTCACAGAAAGGCGGTTTCCTCGAAGCTGCGCAACTTGCGGCTGTGCAATCGCTCCAACGGCATGTCGCGGAGGCTTTCCATTGCGC
The Pseudooceanicola algae genome window above contains:
- a CDS encoding AEC family transporter; this translates as MLSVLSITFPIFAIVGLGYVLTRKGVFAPRDMAVLGNFVMMLAMPALLFHATATRSFGELIDPGFLVLLALAGLTTQGIAWTALKLWGTGPARRAIGVLGAATPNSAFLAYPIMQILFPEIAPRVLAMCLLVENFVLSPIGLVMIEATNPSEQRHPLRVIGTLALSVLRRPFIIGLILGAGVSVSGLHMPVALDRTLDLLSQAASPLALFVIGGSLVGLPLRGNFRLAGALAAFKLFLHPLIALTWVLMLVLIGLPAPSGDWEVALILSTAMPIFGIFPLLARNSPHSGAASLAVMVSTVGAFFSLPVLIALLA
- a CDS encoding DMT family transporter, with translation MDIRAIAMGLAFAFMWSSAFTSARIIVAHAPPMYSLSLRFLLSGLIALALARAMGQSWRLNRAQWKATVIFGICQNALYLGLFFIAMQWIEAGLASIIASTMPLMVGLFGWIVLGERLRPLAVSGLVLGVLGAALIMGTRISGGADLTGILICIIGTAALAVATLSARGASGGGNVMSVVGYQMLIGAAALAIAASVFETWHVTWSPSLIAAFSYTVLVPGVAATWLWFLLVNRIGAVKAATFHFLNPFFGVLVAALILGEAIGPLDLVGVAIVAAGILAVQLSRQKTVG
- a CDS encoding HU family DNA-binding protein → MAKPMTKTQLVAALAEEMGEDKKTASTALDAVVAIITKEVSEGGAVTLPGVGKIYCRERPERMVRNPATGAQIKKEADKVVKMTIAKALKDSVNGE